AACTTaagcattattatttatgtaaagGCAGAATTTGTGATACCACTTTTGTATTGGATATCATTTAatagtgcaggtgtacctaatgctgtgtcccttttttccatttcattacACCGATGGTTCTCATGATCACAGCGGTATCTATTCTGTTTCCCTCTAACATTTTCGTTTAATGGCTGACACTGTTGTTGTCTAAACTCCACTCGCCACCCCATCTAAAACACActcttatcatcatcatcatcatcatcatcatcataatcatgttGTCAAAAAGATGGGAAAAAGAAGTAACAGAGGACGCAGAAGATGAAGAAGCCAACAATCCAGTTGACCGAGTAGATGTATATGATGACCATCTCCATGTCAAAGTGCCACCCATGGGTGTCATCATCAAAGTCCAAAGCATCCAGACGGTAGGCTCCTCCACGGGGCAACTGATGCCGAGCCCTGGGACTGGAAGGCCTCCTGAAACCTGGAtgagacatttttatgtatcATGGTGTATCATACAGTGACGATCCTATTGTGAAGTGTCACCTATCCTCACGtgcggggggtgctagagcctatcccagctgtctttgggcgagaggcggggtacaccctggactggtcaccagccaatcacagggcacatatagacaaacaaccattcacactcacattcatacctatggacaatttagagtcgccaattaacctagcatgcttttggaatatgggaggaaaccggagtaccaggagaaaacccacgcatgcacggggagaactgtGCAACCGGCGTTTTGTCAGTAAAGCTTAAAGGAAAATCTACACTTTAAtaaaatgttgcccatcatccacaatccttatgtgagacatgaacaacGCACATAATCCCAGCCacttttcaaaagccgtccctctctgTACTGACCATCTTACCAGTCAGGTGTCACTACTTCTTCGGCATAACAATGCAGGTCACATGATATGTGAATGGATGCTTGCTGGCGCTTTCGGAGGTTTTTTCGGGAggctttagctttagctgtttttgtatctttagaaaagagaaagacgtgttcatgtctcacataaggattgttgaTCGgtttatccattttctatgccgcttatcctcacagggtcacggggtatgctggagcctatcccagctaaccgTGGATCGTCTTAGGTAGTACCATTGTGGACCCTTGTTCCTTACCATTGTGagtttttatgctgtttttaccTCCAAATATTCTGAAGAGCTTCCTGCAGCTTGGAAGGGGCCATCTTGCACAACTTGCCTTCTGGAAGTTCTGCTTCCGACACAGGTATTCCTTTGGGAAGATCGTCCTTGCTATTTGGTTTAACTCtgtgaggaaaaaacacaaaacgatGATTGCGTTTGATTTATACATGATGCATGATGAGACTCTCATCTTGTTGCGTCTGCATGACCTTGGCTGAGCTAATCAACACAAGAAGCAAATTACCATCGTCATAATCACCATTGAGAGCTCTCATCTCATTCCTTGTCCGTCATTGTGACCGCATTCCGCTCTCCTCTTTATGGCTCACTTTCTCCTGCCTCCATTTACAACTAAGACCAGTGGGGCTCGTCTAATTAATCATGCATACATGGGGTCGAATCAGGCGACATCATCTTAAAAATCATACAATCCCAATATTAGGTACAATAATACCTAGATGGCAGAAATAGTCCAACCTAGGCATGAATTGTACAATATGTAACTCTATTGTGGTCCTCGTGATATCAATATTAGTCTATGaggaattattattgttagtattaCAGAGGAATTTAGCAGTAGTCTTATTGCTTCATCCCAGCCTGCCACTTCCCCCACTTGACGCCATGCAACCATCATCATGGATGGACTATGGACTCACCCTTCTGGAAGAAGACATGCGTGATGGTGGTCCTGCAGAGGGGGCAAGGGGTGTTGGCGGGACAGTTCCTGGCCAGTGTCCTCAGGCATGGTTCACAGAAGATGTGCCTGCATGGCTGACACATGTACGGGCTGAAATAGACGTCCAGACACACGGCGCAGATGTACCCCTCTTTGTCGCAGACcacttcatcatcattatcatcatcatcatcgtcgctgctactgctgctgctaaCGTTAGCTGTGGAATtctgaggaaaggataatacattcattttaaagATGCAGTACAATGATATTATTCCGAGCACTAGCACACATAAAGCATCACTATGTAACAAGTAGTCATGATAAATTCTAACTTGAAATACATAGTGTAGTGGTAACCCCAGAGCATCTGCTTGAATGCTCAATAGTagtggtggaccagccaggacacctgtAATGTtgcgttagcattagcgttagTGTTAGTGCAAATGTTCCCGTTCACAGTCGCCGGCAGCAATTTTGCAtattggtggaccagccaggacacctttCAAGTTGTAGCATCAGTgctaaaattaatgaattatgaattatttattttgaaaatgtgattATGTAATTAATATTTCTGTTTAGCTTCTAATGTCTTTGTGAATTTatgaatgcattttaaaatgaagCATCTTTACTATAGTCATCAACAAAAAGACGCACCATTTTTCCCATCCTGAATAGAATCCTGAGCAGAGACAACTCCAGACATCTCTCCACTTGTGTTTGTATTTCTCCCACATGAAACCCCATCAACGACTTAAAAGGATACATCATCACCGCTGAAACATCATCTTTAGTGTCGAGGTTGATGTACTTTTTGCCTCTATTATTTGACGCCCACATGCGCAAAATAATGTGTTGCATGAAAAAGTGAGATTTTGCAGAATGAGACGTCTGTCGCTTTTGTTTTCTCACATCCTGAACTGTATTAGACACCTACAGTAATCCAGGGAGTGTTAGGTAGAACATACATGTATAGGGAATTGTTGCTTATGGTGGGGTGCGGGGAGGGGGGCAGGCAAACCAAGGGCCAAATGGAAAGGCTACGGGGACGACttgtgcctttttttgttgagaacggATAtgttgctgaaacttacctatgttctactgctgattactaaagaacaaaaaaggtagaaacaaactttatttttctgatgaaatatgACTAATGAAataagtctaatctttcttttggcatATCGCATGTCTATATAACCCAACAACacgatattctgtgtgccttgaataATCagttaaaatcatcaaaaatggcctaTATGGGAGAGACGGCTTTTGAGTTAAGAGAAAAAGTTTCAacctaatgagaaaaaagttgtagttttatgagaaaataatgtaattttagtagttgAAGGACGTCAtattttagaaagtcataatttaggagaatttttggaaaattcggCTGAAAAATTTTATAATGTCATGGGAATAAAGGCATACTATTGTGAGAGACAAattgaaaaagttgaaatatttgtataaaataaaaacagctgtaatttaatTAGAATAACATCTAatattaagaagaagaaaaattgcTGATAATACGAGGGATGataatgccattttagtaggatagagttgaaatattagataAAAAGATGTATTATCATGacaaacaaaaactgaaatggtcatttttgtaaaactaGGTTGGAGGAAAAGGTCcttatcatgggaataaagttatgacaaagtcataattagggCCGCATGGTGAGTAAGTGGTTtgtatgttggccacacagtcagcttctttcatttttcactatgtggtccTTGcttgaaaaggtttggacacccctgtgctaaACAGTTAATTTCAACTTTGTGCTGCCCTGTAATTAATGTTGAAATTATGATGTGTGCTTAATTTATGTTCataatgtgctgcaggccactAAAAAGCATGTttggtgtttgtgtttgcaCAATCTATGTCGCTTGTTTTGATACATTCCTTATCAAATGTCACACATCTCCCCAGGCTGCCATCCCAAGAGCCCACATACACATTTTCTAAGTCCCAGAGATAAAGTCATCACGTAGTTTTACCTTGAAATACACCACATAACTACAGGTGACATTTCTTGACTCCTCACACCGGGGTGGAGTGCGGTGTGGaagggaggaggtggggggtggggggggggttagtggGCGAACTTCCCGAGTAATTACCACATTGTCACCCCCGTGGAACTCCAGGGACTTCCCAGCAGAGAAGGTGTGTCATTAACACATAGCAACAATGCAATCCCTGGCAATGCGCCTCCTATGGGGAACATCCTCctatggcaggggtcgggaacctttttggctaaaagagccatgaaggccagatattttaaaatgtgtatctgtgagagccatatacattttgaatgcaataaaatgtgcgcatttttatgtaagaccaacagttttagatataatggactctaattatgtagaccaggcacactaccccacgccaatggggtgtggccagcatactttcgtgagcagcgcagtgtctaataataaatcaaatacttgctgccattaatgcaacttctgctgctgcatagttttgaaccgtattcagtacacgtatttcattcttttggccatcttcaccagaaggcttggttctgcagctttagctatttgactaaaggaggaaagtttacatttacatgtttttttgacatctcaatgaccgaggtagactaccgcattacccagtaataatcaagttttggtgtttgacctggaaaatatcatcaggaaagatggatatggtcggccgtattgcagtagaaaatagatggacgaattcaaatgcataagaaagttttgatttttaatattatttttaacagtgatttctgtgatgtttactttaaaatgttagcaaacatacatttttattgtggtaagaaatgcttgagagccagagagtgtcatcaaaagagccttacctggctcccgagccataggttccctacctctgtcctATGGGGAAAGTCAACTATACCCTCTCTGACCTTTGTAACCTGTTGGAATGGGGCTCTGTTGTTTTGACAATGTCAAATGGTTTCAGTGAAGTCAGCAAAGTGTCTATTCTGAGCCTATCCAAGATGGCCGACCGAAGAGATAGAGTCCAACCACCTGGAATTGGATTAGGACCTGGATTAGGAGGTGTTGGGTTTCATCGAAGAAGCTTCACACCCAGTAAATTTTAAAGGTTTGTTATGGCTAATAGACTCTGAATCTGTCTAAATCTTCCAAAACTCACTTTTCAGCAACTGACAATTTTTTGGCcaatgttaaatttttttagaCTGTCGAATGACAACCATTTATCAGcaaatttcatgttttttctcgcttttattctggaaaaacaaccaaaaaagacatttaatgCTGTTGGACTGGCGTCGGTGACCATGCAGGAGAAAAGGTTCCTGTTAAATTAGTGTGAACACAGAATATATTATATTCCTGCAGAAGAATGGTTTGACAATAATAGATTATCactgaacttaaataaaactaaaaccatACTGTTTGGTCATAGTAGAAAAGACACGtacaagcaaatacaaatagacattGAAAGGTTGAAGGAAattacatttctggggatcataatagatgaaaaaatgAGCTAACCTCATATTTCAAACAGCTTgaataatacatacaataacaataacctactacctaaaaatgtcaagaTTCAAGGTGAACTAAGGTCTTTGTATtgatgcatgaatgaatgtatttattcttaatACTTGTGtccatacagtataatatatgaGGGCCTGTAAATGTGCTAATATGTATCAAATGTTCAATGTGATTCTATTCACTTAATCAGACACAGCGACGTGGCAGAAGATGTGCGGCAGCCAATCAAAACACAACTTGCTCTTTTGTCCAAGTGCTATTGAAGTGCCCTCTGCAGCCAAGCCTCATCATGCAAGCTAATTCAGACACAAGCCCACTTCAGGCGGCGCTGACAATGTCTATTGATATGAACTACGTGTTGACAAGGCTGTGGACGACCTGAATGTTTGACCAAACAAGCCCGTATAGACACTACTTGGCCATTTGCACATGTTGTACCATCGCAAAACTGTTGTGAGGATCACACATTTATGAACCCTATCAACCCAGTAGAACACTTCGCTCCCAGAATTTAAAATTACTTGCCACTGCTACAATTTTTCCAAGTAGTTCAAAGTTATCAGGCTCCTTTGTTATGGAAAACTAATCTCTTAATACCCCTGAAACGCTCATATGTATCAGAAACACTCCCCTATGTTCCTATCCCTCTActctatttttgtattgttttttattatatctCAAGCCAACCGTTCGAGACAGACGGCCGCCCAACAGACGCTGGGTTCTTCcccagagggagtttttccttgtctCCAACACCAAGTGCATGTGTAAAGTACCATGAGATTTGGCGCGATTGAGTTGTTGAACTAAAAGTTGAAtgggaaacctgagttcaattccaccctctgccatctctatttgcatgttctccccgtgcatgcgtgcatttTCTCCGTGTACACCGCtttcccccacattccaaaaacatgctaggttaattggcgactccaaattgtccataggtatgaatgtgagtgtgaatggttgtttgtctatatgtgccctgtgattggctggccaccagtccagggtgtaccccgcctctcgccccaagacagctgggataggctccagcaccccactgcaaccctcgtgaggataagcagtagaaaatgaatgaatgaatattttcaaaaatgtaactAGCACGTTGCTCATAGgtctacataatgtgatatatgTTATACTATCATGTATGTAGAGGGCTTGTGAGGACAATCAGTATCTAatacctagtacctagtacctagtacctagtacctagtacctagtacctagtacctagtacctagtacctagtacctagtacctagtacctagtacctagtaaGTGTTTCATTATGCCGGGTGTGCTTCACCTGCAGCTGAGTCTGTCGCCATCGCTCCTTCCTCCTCTGCCTCCTCCTGAGACATTTTATCCTCTTCCTCTCCCTTTTGctcatcctcctctctccaACCGACGGCAGCTGCTGAATCGGGGTCAAAGGTGGGCTTAACATGTCAATCACTTCACTGCCCCCCGCGTCCTCCTCCTCACGTGATCGTCCTGTCCTCACACAAAATGGATGAGGGTCTCTGCTGGGAGAGCTGGGTGGCTGAACTGCAGGTGTACTGGATGATGAAGGTCTTTGAGGGGATGCGGGAGTGCATCTGGCTTGAATGGAGGTGGTTGATCGTGGGTTCACACTGATGATGGGGCTTCCTCTTGGCACGTTGTTCGAT
This DNA window, taken from Doryrhamphus excisus isolate RoL2022-K1 chromosome 4, RoL_Dexc_1.0, whole genome shotgun sequence, encodes the following:
- the rnf180a gene encoding E3 ubiquitin-protein ligase RNF180, producing MSSQVGASGDVKKLVRHQLPRRKVQRLTRQDEQNEEGHMSRQDERWSHIRKTISIATVGNASGESMESLSSSDAEGSNNVPRGSPIISVNPRSTTSIQARCTPASPQRPSSSSTPAVQPPSSPSRDPHPFCVRTGRSREEEDAGGSEVIDMLSPPLTPIQQLPSVGERRMSKRERKRIKCLRRRQRRKERWRQTQLQNSTANVSSSSSSDDDDDDNDDEVVCDKEGYICAVCLDVYFSPYMCQPCRHIFCEPCLRTLARNCPANTPCPLCRTTITHVFFQKELNQIARTIFPKEYLCRKQNFQKASCARWPLPSCRKLFRIFGGFRRPSSPRARHQLPRGGAYRLDALDFDDDTHGWHFDMEMVIIYIYSVNWIVGFFIFCVLCYFFFPSF